In a genomic window of Amycolatopsis japonica:
- a CDS encoding serine hydrolase domain-containing protein produces the protein MQRKLSRASLRIRLVAALTAAGLIATTGTALADADADRKVVQEALDQLTTTGGALGAQARVTDGHQRFTARSGKAELGSNRPVPENGRFRVGSITKTFVSTVLLQLAGEGKLDLDVPVVRYLPGLIDGRITVRQVLQHTSGLYNYTDALPLDPAEFEKIRYKHWKPQELLKISTGKPLDFEPGTRWSYSNTNYVVAGLLVERLTGRPYAKAVEQRILTPLRLHDTEVPGDDVDISGPHAHGYVSVAGKPTDITRLNPSVAWAAGEIISTTRDLDTFGVALASGRLLKPAQQQEITKTTTVSPEYGLGLQVQTLPCGTRVWGHSGGIPGYSSQLLTTPDTRKRLELSATSAPTGGDPNPAFVKLLTEVFC, from the coding sequence ATGCAAAGAAAACTCTCGCGGGCTTCGCTGAGAATCCGGCTCGTCGCCGCGCTCACCGCGGCCGGTCTGATCGCCACCACGGGCACCGCGCTGGCCGACGCCGACGCCGATCGCAAGGTCGTGCAGGAGGCGCTGGACCAGCTCACCACAACTGGAGGAGCGCTCGGCGCGCAGGCCAGGGTGACCGATGGCCACCAGCGTTTCACCGCGCGCTCCGGCAAGGCGGAACTGGGTTCGAACCGGCCGGTCCCGGAGAACGGCCGGTTCCGCGTCGGCAGCATCACCAAGACGTTCGTATCGACGGTGCTGCTGCAACTCGCCGGCGAGGGCAAGCTCGACCTGGACGTGCCGGTCGTCCGCTACCTGCCCGGCCTGATCGACGGCCGCATCACCGTGCGCCAGGTCCTGCAGCACACCAGCGGCCTCTACAACTACACCGACGCGTTGCCGCTCGACCCGGCCGAGTTCGAGAAGATCCGCTACAAGCACTGGAAACCGCAGGAACTGCTCAAGATCTCGACCGGCAAGCCGCTCGACTTCGAGCCCGGAACCCGGTGGAGCTACTCCAACACCAACTACGTGGTCGCGGGTCTGCTGGTGGAACGATTGACCGGCAGGCCGTATGCAAAGGCGGTCGAGCAACGGATTTTGACGCCGTTGCGCCTCCACGACACCGAGGTTCCCGGCGACGACGTCGACATCAGCGGCCCGCACGCCCACGGCTACGTGTCCGTGGCGGGCAAGCCGACCGACATCACCCGTCTCAACCCTTCGGTCGCGTGGGCCGCGGGCGAGATCATCTCGACGACCCGTGATCTGGACACCTTCGGCGTGGCCCTGGCGAGCGGCAGGCTGCTCAAACCCGCACAACAGCAGGAGATCACCAAGACCACGACGGTCAGCCCCGAATACGGTCTCGGCCTGCAGGTGCAGACCCTGCCGTGCGGTACCCGGGTGTGGGGCCATAGCGGCGGTATCCCCGGCTATTCCTCGCAGCTGCTGACCACGCCGGACACCCGGAAGCGGCTGGAGCTTTCGGCCACGAGCGCGCCGACCGGAGGCGATCCGAACCCGGCGTTCGTCAAGCTGCTCACCGAGGTCTTCTGCTGA
- a CDS encoding YxiG-like protein, whose translation MGRPFHEAMIEAIGHAISLVFSDLSVDRVEIGYSPFTAADDGDAQASARLSRRTAITDGWARPSRRAPREWP comes from the coding sequence CTGGGGCGGCCGTTCCATGAGGCGATGATCGAGGCCATCGGCCACGCCATCTCGCTCGTGTTCTCCGACCTGTCGGTCGACCGCGTCGAGATCGGTTACTCGCCCTTCACCGCGGCCGATGACGGCGACGCCCAGGCAAGCGCCCGCCTCAGCCGCCGAACCGCCATCACGGATGGATGGGCGCGCCCCAGTCGTAGAGCTCCAAGGGAATGGCCTTGA
- a CDS encoding M20/M25/M40 family metallo-hydrolase — protein sequence MTEPNLIEAAAEEAVTLTSELIRIDTTNTGDPDTLVGERAAAEYVAEKLTDAGYEITYVESGGKDRHNVIVRLPGADPSRGALLIHGHLDAVPADASEWSVHPFSGAIQDDYVWGRGAVDMKDMCGMALALARHYKINGIVPPRDLVFAFLADEEAGGKYGAQWLVENRPELFEGVTEAISEVGGFSITLKDNVRAYLIETAEKGIRWMKLRVRGTAGHGSMIHRDNAVTKLSEAVARLGNHRFPLVMTDSVREFLDGVTEITGWDFPEDDIEGSVAKLGNISRMIGATLRDTANPTMLTAGYKSNVIPSVAEASVDCRILPGRLEAFNAELEEILGPDIEKEWMELPPVETTFDGALVDAMTNAVLAEDPGARTLPYMLSGGTDAKSFQSLGIRNFGFAPLQLPADLDFSALFHGVDERVPVDALKFGVRVLDRFLRSA from the coding sequence GTGACCGAACCGAATTTGATCGAAGCAGCAGCCGAAGAGGCAGTCACCCTCACCAGTGAACTGATCCGCATCGACACCACCAACACCGGTGACCCCGACACGCTGGTCGGTGAACGCGCCGCGGCCGAGTACGTCGCCGAGAAGCTCACCGACGCGGGCTACGAGATCACCTATGTCGAGTCCGGCGGCAAGGACCGCCACAACGTGATCGTCCGGCTGCCGGGCGCCGACCCCTCGCGCGGCGCGCTCCTGATCCACGGTCACCTCGACGCCGTCCCCGCCGACGCCTCGGAGTGGTCTGTGCACCCGTTCTCCGGCGCGATCCAGGACGACTACGTCTGGGGCCGCGGCGCGGTCGACATGAAGGACATGTGCGGGATGGCGCTCGCGCTGGCCCGTCACTACAAGATCAACGGCATCGTCCCGCCGCGTGACCTCGTCTTCGCGTTCCTGGCCGACGAAGAAGCGGGCGGAAAGTACGGCGCGCAGTGGCTGGTCGAGAACCGGCCGGAGCTGTTCGAGGGCGTCACCGAGGCGATCAGCGAGGTCGGCGGCTTCTCGATCACGCTGAAGGACAACGTCCGCGCGTACCTCATCGAGACGGCCGAAAAGGGCATCCGCTGGATGAAGCTGCGCGTGCGCGGCACCGCCGGTCACGGCTCGATGATCCACCGCGACAACGCCGTCACCAAGCTGTCCGAGGCCGTCGCCAGGCTCGGCAACCACCGTTTCCCCCTGGTCATGACCGACTCCGTCCGCGAGTTCCTGGACGGCGTCACCGAGATCACCGGCTGGGACTTCCCCGAGGACGACATCGAGGGTTCCGTCGCGAAACTCGGCAACATCTCCCGGATGATCGGCGCGACCCTGCGTGACACGGCGAACCCGACGATGCTCACGGCGGGCTATAAGTCGAACGTCATCCCCTCGGTCGCGGAGGCTTCGGTCGACTGCCGGATCCTTCCCGGCCGTCTCGAAGCGTTCAACGCCGAGCTGGAGGAGATCCTCGGCCCGGACATCGAGAAGGAGTGGATGGAGCTGCCGCCGGTCGAGACGACCTTCGACGGTGCCCTGGTCGACGCCATGACCAACGCCGTCCTCGCCGAGGACCCTGGCGCCCGCACGCTCCCGTACATGCTCTCCGGCGGCACCGACGCGAAGTCCTTCCAGTCGCTCGGGATCCGCAACTTCGGGTTCGCCCCGCTGCAGCTGCCCGCGGACCTCGATTTCTCGGCGCTGTTCCACGGAGTCGACGAGCGCGTCCCGGTCGACGCGCTGAAGTTCGGCGTGCGCGTGCTCGACCGCTTCCTCCGTTCGGCCTGA
- a CDS encoding SRPBCC family protein: MGHEFEITDRLEVDATPEQVWDAIATGPGITSWFMGRNEVDGGVGGTVKTAFGGYEPTSAITSWDPLERLVYGTEPAPDGRFVAYEFLIEGRSGGSTVLRTVTSGFLPGDDWEDEFEAMTAGGELFLRTLVEYLNRFAGRKAVPVTVFGPMIGDWDSAWLKLGRELGLAGRPETGDRVRLSTDSVSTVEGEVYLANAQTVGIRTSDAFLRFVRGFAGPMVAMHHLFGDVDPVEQDGIWAGWLGRVFKS; the protein is encoded by the coding sequence GTGGGCCACGAATTCGAGATCACCGACCGCCTCGAGGTCGACGCGACGCCCGAACAGGTCTGGGACGCCATCGCGACCGGACCTGGGATCACGTCGTGGTTCATGGGCCGTAACGAGGTCGACGGCGGCGTCGGCGGAACCGTGAAGACCGCGTTCGGCGGCTACGAACCCACGTCGGCGATCACGTCCTGGGACCCGCTGGAGCGGCTCGTCTACGGCACGGAACCCGCGCCGGACGGACGGTTCGTCGCGTACGAGTTCCTCATCGAGGGCCGCTCCGGCGGCAGCACCGTACTGCGGACCGTGACGAGCGGCTTCCTGCCCGGCGACGACTGGGAAGACGAGTTCGAGGCGATGACCGCGGGTGGCGAGCTGTTCCTCCGCACCCTCGTCGAATACCTCAACCGGTTCGCCGGCCGGAAGGCCGTGCCGGTGACGGTGTTCGGGCCGATGATCGGGGACTGGGACAGCGCATGGCTGAAGCTGGGCCGGGAACTCGGCCTCGCGGGGCGGCCGGAAACGGGGGACCGGGTCCGGCTTTCCACCGACTCCGTGTCCACTGTGGAGGGCGAGGTCTATCTCGCGAACGCGCAGACGGTCGGCATCCGGACCTCGGACGCTTTCCTGCGCTTCGTGCGCGGGTTCGCCGGGCCGATGGTCGCGATGCATCACCTGTTCGGCGATGTCGATCCTGTGGAACAGGACGGGATCTGGGCGGGCTGGCTGGGCCGGGTCTTCAAGAGCTGA
- a CDS encoding alpha/beta fold hydrolase, which translates to MPGLLAADGTPLHFERWGDPSAPVTVVLLHGYALDRRSWRAIAPVLAEAAEKPVAVLAYDQRGHGESGEVRAASATMGHLADDLAEVLEKVIPDGKVVLVGHDMGGLAILSLAQRHPDAFAARVAGIGLLAMSAGGVTPDAIWPNALGKLGRDLEMVFGTKLIGLVREHTSKAVTAGLRWWLFGDDPVPADVELTVRMIRGNWPQTVSAFRPALDAYTRESALSQVGAVPVIAIVGERDKLVPTADVEELAGAVQNGTSVVLPGVGHVVPLEAAPQVVPRLLALANRAHRQD; encoded by the coding sequence ATGCCCGGTCTGCTGGCCGCCGACGGGACACCCCTGCATTTCGAACGCTGGGGTGATCCGTCGGCGCCGGTGACCGTCGTCCTCCTCCACGGGTACGCCCTCGACAGGCGAAGCTGGCGCGCCATCGCGCCGGTGCTGGCGGAAGCCGCGGAGAAGCCGGTCGCGGTGCTCGCCTACGACCAGCGCGGGCACGGCGAATCCGGTGAGGTCCGGGCCGCGTCGGCGACCATGGGACACCTCGCCGACGATCTGGCCGAGGTGCTGGAGAAGGTGATCCCCGACGGCAAGGTCGTCCTGGTCGGCCACGACATGGGCGGGCTCGCGATCCTGTCGCTCGCCCAGCGCCACCCGGATGCCTTCGCGGCGCGAGTGGCGGGAATCGGGTTGCTCGCGATGTCGGCGGGCGGTGTCACGCCGGACGCGATCTGGCCGAACGCGCTCGGGAAACTCGGCCGCGACCTGGAGATGGTCTTCGGGACCAAACTCATCGGCCTGGTGCGTGAGCACACGAGCAAGGCGGTGACCGCCGGGCTGCGGTGGTGGCTCTTCGGGGACGACCCGGTGCCCGCCGACGTCGAACTGACGGTGCGGATGATCCGCGGCAACTGGCCGCAGACGGTATCGGCGTTTCGACCAGCGCTGGACGCCTACACGCGGGAATCCGCGTTGTCGCAGGTCGGCGCGGTGCCGGTGATCGCGATCGTGGGGGAGCGCGACAAGCTCGTGCCCACGGCGGACGTCGAGGAGCTGGCCGGCGCCGTGCAGAACGGCACGTCCGTGGTGCTCCCCGGGGTCGGGCACGTCGTCCCGCTCGAGGCGGCCCCGCAGGTGGTACCCCGCTTGCTGGCCCTGGCGAACCGTGCGCACCGACAAGACTGA
- a CDS encoding YxiG-like protein, whose product MRPEFLRCRFKHCVRASVTSAVTPETWSRSFGRSAGRLRARAGWGGRSMRR is encoded by the coding sequence ATCCGGCCGGAGTTCCTGCGCTGTCGCTTCAAGCACTGTGTCCGTGCGTCGGTGACTTCCGCAGTGACGCCCGAGACGTGGAGCCGGTCCTTTGGACGATCGGCTGGTCGACTTCGAGCAAGGGCGGGCTGGGGCGGCCGTTCCATGAGGCGATGA
- a CDS encoding winged helix-turn-helix domain-containing protein, with amino-acid sequence MFSVAVIEDAEAAEVSLDPVRARLLAELAEPASATMLAARVDLPRQKVNYHLRALEKHGLVELVEERRKGNVTERMMRATASSYVISPTALSAVQPDPAQSPDRLSARWLLAVAGRLVRDVGLLITGATKARKRVATFAIDGEVRFSSAADRAAFAEELTVAITNLVSKYHDEGAEQGRDHRIVVAVHPSVRTEPEER; translated from the coding sequence ATGTTCTCCGTTGCGGTGATCGAGGACGCGGAAGCGGCCGAAGTGTCGCTGGATCCGGTCCGGGCCAGGCTGCTCGCCGAACTCGCCGAGCCGGCGTCGGCCACGATGCTGGCCGCGCGGGTGGACCTGCCGAGACAGAAGGTGAACTACCACCTTCGCGCGCTGGAGAAGCACGGGCTGGTCGAGCTCGTCGAGGAACGGCGGAAGGGCAACGTCACCGAGCGCATGATGCGCGCGACGGCGTCCTCGTACGTCATCTCGCCGACGGCGCTCTCGGCGGTGCAGCCCGATCCGGCGCAGTCACCGGACCGGCTGTCCGCACGCTGGCTGCTCGCGGTGGCCGGGAGGCTCGTGCGCGACGTCGGCTTGCTGATCACCGGTGCGACCAAGGCGCGCAAGCGGGTCGCGACCTTCGCGATCGACGGCGAGGTGCGGTTCTCCTCCGCCGCGGACCGGGCCGCGTTCGCCGAAGAGCTCACCGTCGCGATCACGAATCTGGTGAGCAAATACCACGACGAGGGCGCCGAACAGGGCCGCGATCACCGGATCGTCGTCGCCGTCCATCCGAGTGTCAGAACCGAGCCCGAGGAGCGCTGA